One genomic window of Solanum dulcamara chromosome 10, daSolDulc1.2, whole genome shotgun sequence includes the following:
- the LOC129869844 gene encoding secreted RxLR effector protein 161-like, producing MKKCTPVEFGLKLNKARRGDKVDNTLYRHIVDSLMYLTAARSDIMYVVGLISRYMEIPMEIRLLATKRNLCYVQGTKDFGLFYKKVEKSSLIGFAGSDYAGDQDDRKSTSGYVFLLGIRAVSWSSKK from the coding sequence ATGAAGAAATGCACTCCAGTGGAGTTTGGCTTGAAGCTAAACAAAGCTAGAAGAGGAGATAAGGTAGACAACACACTCTACAGACATATTGTAGATAGTTTGATGTATCTTACTGCCGCAAGGTCCGACATCATGTATGTTGTAGGTCTTATAAGTAGGTATATGGAGATCCCAATGGAAATCCGCCTGCTAGCTACCAAGAGAAACCTTTGCTACGTACAAGGAACTAAGGATTTTGGTTTGTTCTACAAGAAGGTTGAAAAATCTAGTTTGATTGGTTTTGCTGGCAGTGATTACGCTGGAGATCAAGACGATAGAAAGAGCACTTCAGGCTATGTTTTTTTGCTAGGCATAAGGGCTGTTTCATGGTCTTCCAAGAAGTAA
- the LOC129870786 gene encoding transcription factor MYB106-like: MGRSPRLDKKGLKKGPWTPAEDQKLLAYVEEHGYGSWSDLPVRAGLQRCKRSCRLRWINYLRPNIKRGKFSSEEERTIFQLHALLGNRWSTIASHLPNRSDNEIKNYWNTRLKKRLINMGIDPMTHQPKRDGSNYKSIASLSHMAEWETARLEAEARSVRNRSRYNNNNNNNPQCPHYNLQQIPCLDILQAWQMSRTKLPTIKDISAILLDGFLTNSRTKICNSPTPSSFNIEENVELGEDLCPFEDIITKDNDIQTEFSITEGLAELFPEYGYSQNPGNYSSEVQMDNYMDSFFTNFEDNKSNWNNIAHLVMTSPIGSPLF, translated from the exons ATGGGAAGATCACCACGTTTAGATAAAAAGGGTTTGAAGAAAGGACCCTGGACACCTGCTGAAGACCAAAAGCTCTTGGCTTATGTTGAGGAACATGGCTATGGTAGCTGGAGTGATTTGCCTGTTAGAGCAG GGCTTCAACGATGTAAAAGGAGTTGTAGACTGAGATGGATCAATTATTTAAGGCCTAATATCAAGAGAGGAAAGTTCAGCTCCGAGGAAGAACGAACCATCTTTCAACTTCATGCTCTTCTTGGAAATAG GTGGTCAACAATAGCATCTCACTTGCCAAACAGAAGTGATAACGAGATAAAAAACTATTGGAATACACGTTTGAAGAAGAGACTAATCAATATGGGCATTGATCCCATGACTCATCAACCAAAGAGAGATGGTTCCAATTATAAGTCCATTGCAAGCCTTAGCCACATGGCTGAATGGGAGACTGCTAGACTTGAAGCAGAAGCTAGGTCTGTTCGAAATAGAAGCAggtacaacaacaataataataataatcctCAATGTCCTCATTATAATTTGCAGCAAATCCCTTGTCTTGACATACTACAAGCTTGGCAAATGTCGCGCACAAAACTACCAACTATAAAGGACATTAGTGCAATTCTTCTTGATGGTTTTCTCACAAACTCAAGGACAAAAATATGCAATTCTCCAACTCCATCTTCGTTCAATATCGAAGAAAATGTTGAGCTTGGTGAAGACCTTTGCCCATTTGAAGATATAATAACAAAAGATAATGACATCCAAACAGAATTTTCCATCACTGAGGGGTTAGCAGAGCTTTTTCCAGAATATGGTTATAGCCAAAACCCTGGAAACTACTCAAGTGAAGTACAAATGGACAATTATATGGATAGCTTCTTTACAAATTTTGAAGACAACAAGAGTAATTGGAACAACATAGCACATTTGGTCATGACTTCACCAATTGGATCTCCATTATTCTAA